Proteins co-encoded in one Methylomonas albis genomic window:
- the tssE gene encoding type VI secretion system baseplate subunit TssE translates to MAELAATERLQPSLLDRLTDNAPGNSVESGEQRVLSYRQLRQSALRDLGWLLNTTAFEALQDLSDAPYVARSVINYGIPALSGTNLSGTDVGKLERKIRQAIVDFEPRILAASLKVNVAMADEAMSQKAVCFKIEGDLWAQPLPVHLYIRSDLDLETGEVTVKDLGG, encoded by the coding sequence ATGGCTGAACTGGCTGCCACGGAGCGTCTGCAACCTTCACTGCTGGACCGGCTAACTGACAATGCGCCGGGCAATTCGGTCGAATCGGGCGAACAGCGGGTGCTGTCTTATCGGCAACTGCGGCAAAGTGCGTTAAGAGATTTAGGCTGGTTGTTGAATACTACTGCTTTCGAGGCATTGCAGGATTTGTCCGATGCCCCTTATGTTGCGCGATCAGTCATAAACTATGGTATTCCTGCGTTGTCCGGTACGAATCTTAGTGGCACTGATGTCGGAAAGCTGGAACGCAAAATCAGACAAGCCATTGTCGACTTCGAGCCGAGGATATTAGCCGCCTCATTAAAAGTAAATGTGGCGATGGCTGATGAAGCGATGAGTCAGAAGGCCGTTTGTTTCAAAATCGAAGGCGACCTATGGGCTCAACCACTGCCGGTGCATTTGTATATCCGTAGTGATCTGGATCTGGAAACCGGCGAAGTGACGGTAAAGGATTTGGGGGGTTAA
- the tssG gene encoding type VI secretion system baseplate subunit TssG, protein MASENRTPPHVLMTDLEQAAQGFDFFEAVRLIECLNADKPRLGSSVKVGDDPLRFAQEPELEFSPSTIASYVNHDRISERPRLAVNFLGLFGPNGPMPLHLTEYVRERLRHHHDPTFARFADIFHHRMISLFYRAWANARPTVQYDRPETDRFGFYVGAMLGVAGEAHQDRDALADRAKLFYAGHFAAQTKHPAGLQSIIADVLNVQVRIDEFVGEWMDIQLSDQTRLGVSADIACLGQTALLGAAVWGCQHKFNIALGPLRLPQYLALLPGGEGLPQLVAIVRNYVGDEYVWDAQLILEKFQVPNELVLGKVDACNDLSMNGDAQLGWSMWLGPRHKYSDADDLRLNPFITLAVE, encoded by the coding sequence ATGGCCAGTGAGAATCGGACGCCGCCACACGTTTTAATGACCGATCTGGAACAGGCTGCTCAAGGCTTCGATTTTTTCGAGGCAGTCCGTCTTATCGAATGTTTGAATGCCGATAAGCCCAGGTTGGGCTCTAGCGTTAAAGTCGGTGACGATCCGTTACGTTTTGCCCAAGAGCCGGAGCTGGAGTTTTCGCCTTCCACAATTGCCAGTTATGTCAATCATGACCGCATCTCCGAGCGGCCGCGGTTGGCTGTTAATTTTCTAGGTCTGTTTGGTCCGAACGGCCCTATGCCGCTGCATTTGACCGAATATGTCAGAGAGCGGTTGCGTCATCATCACGACCCCACTTTTGCCCGCTTTGCCGATATTTTCCATCATCGGATGATCAGCTTGTTTTATCGGGCTTGGGCCAACGCCCGGCCCACTGTGCAATATGATAGGCCGGAAACCGACCGCTTCGGCTTTTATGTCGGCGCTATGCTGGGTGTCGCTGGCGAGGCACATCAGGACCGCGATGCACTAGCCGATAGAGCCAAGTTATTTTATGCCGGACATTTTGCCGCCCAAACCAAGCACCCGGCCGGTTTGCAGTCTATTATTGCCGATGTGCTTAATGTGCAGGTGCGCATCGATGAATTCGTCGGCGAGTGGATGGATATCCAGCTTAGCGATCAAACTCGCCTGGGTGTCAGCGCCGATATAGCCTGCCTGGGGCAAACGGCGTTGCTGGGAGCGGCAGTCTGGGGATGTCAGCATAAATTCAATATCGCGTTGGGGCCCTTACGTTTGCCGCAATACTTGGCGTTGTTGCCTGGGGGCGAGGGCTTGCCGCAGCTGGTGGCCATCGTCCGAAATTATGTCGGCGACGAATACGTGTGGGATGCGCAATTGATACTGGAGAAATTTCAAGTGCCAAACGAACTGGTCTTAGGCAAAGTTGATGCATGCAATGACCTGAGCATGAACGGCGATGCCCAACTGGGCTGGAGTATGTGGTTAGGGCCGCGTCACAAGTACAGCGATGCCGATGATTTGCGGCTGAACCCGTTCATTACCCTGGCTGTCGAGTGA
- the tssF gene encoding type VI secretion system baseplate subunit TssF, translated as MDPRLLKYYNRELQHVREVGAEFASEFPKIAGRLGLDTFECTDPYVERLFEGFAFMAARVQLKVDSEFPNFTQHLLDIIYPHYLSATPSMTVVEFKPDLSEEGLAAGLVIPKGTALRSLVAKGEQTACEYRTAQSLQLFPLEVSQLEYLPTLAAISSSGLSSTKYQSQVKAALRIVLRTTTGAKFNQLALDKLTLFLRGSGSTPYRLYEQFLANSKAVACKFKQGPSIVVKFADGRLIRGVGFEPDEALIQQTPRSFDGYRILQEYFAFPERYLFAELSGLSGLIAECESDEIELFVLLDRSDAQLINAVDKTNLALFCVPAVNLFPKRADRIRVDHRQSEYHLVVDRGRPMDYEVFSVKQVEGFGSGQSVEQTFLPFYGSKTAFHSQTETAFYTLRRQKRVLSTKQRRKGVRSSYIGSEVFISLVDAAQAPYSVNLSQLGLETLCTNRDLPLVMPIGLGDTDFTLQISAPVKSIRSIAGPTRPLPAAYEADTVWRLINHLSLNYLSLLDNDANTGATALRELLSLYANNREPAIKKQIEGVISVNAKNVVRRIDSKGPMVFGRGLEITVLFDESAFEGGGYFLLGVVLEQFFARYVSINSFIETVIRTTDRGEVARWPVRIGRRHTF; from the coding sequence ATGGATCCGCGCCTACTCAAATACTATAACCGAGAGCTTCAGCACGTTCGTGAAGTTGGTGCGGAGTTTGCCAGTGAATTCCCCAAGATCGCCGGACGCTTGGGATTGGATACCTTTGAGTGCACCGATCCTTACGTTGAACGGCTGTTTGAAGGTTTTGCCTTCATGGCTGCGCGGGTACAGTTAAAAGTCGATTCCGAATTCCCTAATTTTACGCAGCATCTGCTGGATATTATTTATCCGCATTATTTGTCAGCTACCCCTTCCATGACCGTTGTCGAGTTCAAGCCGGATTTAAGTGAAGAGGGCTTGGCGGCTGGACTGGTTATCCCCAAAGGCACCGCATTACGTAGCTTAGTGGCCAAGGGCGAGCAGACGGCTTGTGAATATCGAACAGCCCAGTCGTTACAACTGTTTCCACTTGAAGTTAGCCAGTTGGAATATTTACCGACCCTGGCGGCTATTTCCAGCAGTGGCTTGTCGTCGACGAAATACCAGAGTCAGGTAAAGGCGGCGCTACGCATCGTGCTGCGCACCACTACCGGTGCTAAGTTCAACCAATTGGCGCTGGATAAACTGACGCTGTTTCTTCGGGGCTCCGGTAGCACTCCCTATCGTTTATATGAACAATTTTTAGCTAACAGTAAAGCCGTCGCCTGCAAATTTAAGCAGGGCCCGTCGATTGTCGTTAAGTTTGCCGATGGGCGTTTGATTCGCGGCGTAGGTTTTGAGCCGGATGAGGCGTTGATACAGCAAACACCGCGCTCCTTTGATGGTTATCGGATTTTGCAGGAATATTTCGCTTTCCCGGAGCGTTACCTGTTCGCCGAACTTAGCGGGTTATCGGGCTTAATTGCAGAATGCGAAAGCGACGAAATTGAGCTATTTGTGTTGTTAGACCGCAGTGACGCACAGTTGATTAATGCCGTGGATAAAACCAATCTGGCCTTGTTTTGCGTACCGGCCGTCAATTTGTTTCCGAAGCGTGCGGACAGAATTCGCGTCGATCATCGCCAGTCGGAATACCATCTGGTTGTTGATCGCGGTCGGCCAATGGATTATGAAGTGTTCAGCGTCAAACAGGTCGAAGGCTTTGGTAGTGGCCAGAGTGTGGAACAAACGTTTTTACCGTTTTACGGGTCAAAGACGGCGTTTCACAGCCAAACGGAAACAGCGTTCTACACACTGCGCCGTCAAAAACGGGTTCTATCGACAAAGCAGCGCCGCAAGGGTGTACGCTCCAGTTACATCGGTAGCGAAGTCTTCATTTCTCTGGTCGATGCCGCGCAGGCGCCTTATTCGGTCAATTTAAGCCAATTAGGTCTGGAAACCCTGTGTACTAACCGCGATTTGCCGCTGGTGATGCCAATTGGGCTTGGCGATACGGATTTTACTTTGCAAATTAGTGCACCGGTCAAATCGATACGTAGTATCGCCGGGCCGACGCGGCCGTTGCCGGCCGCTTACGAAGCCGATACGGTTTGGCGTTTGATCAATCATCTGTCCCTGAATTATTTGTCGTTGCTTGATAACGATGCCAATACCGGTGCAACGGCCTTGCGGGAGCTGTTAAGTTTGTACGCGAATAATCGCGAGCCGGCAATCAAAAAACAAATTGAGGGCGTGATCTCGGTCAATGCTAAAAATGTGGTCAGACGCATCGATTCCAAAGGGCCTATGGTATTCGGCAGGGGCTTGGAAATTACGGTATTGTTCGACGAATCGGCTTTTGAAGGCGGAGGGTATTTTCTGTTGGGTGTGGTATTGGAGCAGTTCTTTGCCCGTTATGTGTCGATTAATTCCTTCATAGAAACGGTGATACGTACAACGGACCGTGGTGAGGTGGCCCGATGGCCAGTGAGAATCGGACGCCGCCACACGTTTTAA